One segment of Leptospirillum ferrooxidans C2-3 DNA contains the following:
- the istA gene encoding IS21 family transposase, whose amino-acid sequence MYLWQKIRMMRENKQGIKAIARTLKLSRNTVKKYLRSAEPPVFHKREYARKIAPYEGRIVEMVRKRYIGTRIYEELVAEGYRGSLKTLYNHLSRIRSEEREKARSTVRMETGPGEQMQYDWTEWEIDWGGTVQTVYIHAVVLGYSRLTHFSCSATIRQEDVMKALERAFAFFGGTCRTLLMDNGSQMVVENRKEKGVRFNESFLMFCGLYGIDPEACQPYRARTKGKVERTFFSLKERGLRGKKVSDWGSLENLLQTFTRTFNQRRHQTLHEKPVDRFEHEKSLLRPLVPVDPRRLYEGEIRKVSSDGYIRWDGHAYPVPMRFCGRSVWVTVESGIRLTVWGEGETPLLTHPLRTGSPDPLPPHPEHQEAEPRRKKRREGLRARWVGRFRERFGEEVEPFLEGLQEATGPNFTWHVSEIVELLERYDPEEGRRVLREAQACQGFHKNFLRPLLRPECLLPVPEGMALPMGASLTRSLDCYGGLGEEVCHD is encoded by the coding sequence ATGTATCTGTGGCAGAAGATTCGGATGATGCGGGAAAACAAGCAAGGGATTAAAGCGATTGCCCGGACATTGAAGCTTTCAAGGAATACCGTGAAAAAGTATCTCCGATCTGCGGAGCCTCCGGTTTTTCACAAACGAGAGTACGCCCGGAAGATTGCGCCGTATGAAGGTCGGATCGTCGAGATGGTTCGGAAGCGGTACATCGGGACCCGGATCTATGAGGAGCTGGTGGCGGAAGGATATCGGGGATCCCTGAAGACCTTGTACAACCATTTGTCCCGGATTCGATCTGAAGAGCGGGAGAAAGCCCGAAGCACCGTTCGGATGGAAACGGGGCCGGGAGAGCAGATGCAGTACGACTGGACCGAGTGGGAGATTGATTGGGGGGGAACAGTCCAGACGGTTTATATCCATGCCGTGGTTCTGGGCTACAGCCGGCTGACCCATTTTTCCTGTTCCGCCACGATCCGCCAGGAGGATGTGATGAAAGCGCTGGAACGGGCCTTTGCCTTTTTCGGAGGAACCTGCCGAACGCTTCTGATGGACAACGGGAGCCAGATGGTGGTGGAGAACCGGAAGGAGAAAGGCGTCCGCTTCAACGAGTCCTTCCTGATGTTTTGCGGCCTGTACGGGATCGATCCGGAAGCCTGCCAGCCCTATCGCGCCCGTACGAAGGGAAAAGTCGAGCGGACCTTCTTCTCGCTCAAGGAACGGGGGCTCCGGGGCAAGAAGGTGTCGGACTGGGGCAGCCTGGAGAATCTGCTCCAGACCTTCACCCGGACCTTCAACCAGCGCCGTCACCAGACCCTTCACGAAAAGCCGGTGGACCGCTTTGAACATGAGAAGTCCCTTCTTCGGCCCTTGGTCCCGGTCGATCCCCGGCGCCTCTACGAAGGCGAAATCCGGAAAGTCAGTTCCGACGGATATATTCGGTGGGATGGACACGCCTATCCCGTTCCCATGCGTTTCTGTGGACGGAGTGTCTGGGTGACCGTGGAGTCAGGAATCCGGCTGACGGTATGGGGAGAGGGGGAGACCCCGCTCCTCACCCATCCTCTTCGAACCGGTTCCCCGGACCCCCTTCCACCGCACCCGGAGCATCAGGAGGCCGAACCCCGACGGAAGAAGCGCCGGGAAGGGCTCCGGGCCCGATGGGTGGGCCGGTTCCGGGAACGGTTCGGGGAAGAGGTCGAGCCCTTTCTGGAGGGGCTTCAGGAAGCGACCGGACCGAACTTCACGTGGCATGTCTCCGAGATCGTGGAACTTCTGGAGCGGTACGACCCCGAAGAGGGACGGCGGGTCCTTCGGGAGGCCCAGGCATGTCAGGGGTTCCATAAAAACTTTCTCCGTCCGCTCCTCCGGCCGGAGTGTCTTCTTCCGGTGCCGGAAGGCATGGCTCTGCCGATGGGAGCCTCTCTTACGCGTTCTCTCGACTGCTATGGGGGACTCGGAGAGGAGGTGTGCCATGACTGA
- the istB gene encoding IS21-like element helper ATPase IstB: MTDLHQRITQQLRTLSLKGLIDLYRPLAEEAAKNQLQYEEYLALLLDEETRGKTDRSVRTKITLARFPFLRTLEEFDFSFQPSLEEKTLVRLGTLDFLEKAENLVFLGPPGVGKTHLAVAIGIKACQAKKRVLFLTLPALLRDLSLSVRNGTLPASLLAYSRYHVLIIDEVGYTPITREEANLLFQLVSIRYEKGSILLTSNYGFEDWGKIFPDSVVAAAIIDRLVHHARIFPIQGSSYRVRDKIHRRKSAKPSPSSLISQGEGEIKASL, from the coding sequence ATGACTGACCTCCACCAGCGGATCACTCAGCAACTCCGGACCCTGAGTTTAAAGGGACTGATCGACCTTTACCGCCCTCTGGCCGAAGAAGCGGCCAAGAACCAGCTCCAGTACGAGGAATACCTGGCTCTTCTTCTGGATGAAGAAACCCGGGGAAAGACCGACCGGTCGGTCCGCACCAAAATAACTCTGGCCCGGTTCCCTTTCCTCCGCACCCTGGAGGAGTTCGACTTTTCTTTCCAGCCCTCCCTGGAGGAAAAAACCTTGGTCCGCTTGGGAACGCTCGACTTTCTGGAGAAGGCCGAGAATCTTGTTTTCCTTGGACCGCCTGGCGTCGGGAAAACACATCTGGCCGTGGCGATCGGCATCAAGGCCTGCCAAGCCAAAAAGCGCGTTCTGTTCCTCACCCTCCCCGCTCTCTTGCGGGATCTGTCTCTGTCGGTCCGGAACGGCACCCTGCCGGCGAGCCTCCTGGCATATTCCCGGTACCATGTCCTGATCATCGACGAGGTCGGATACACCCCGATTACCCGGGAAGAGGCCAACCTGCTCTTTCAGCTGGTCTCCATCCGTTACGAGAAAGGATCGATCCTTCTGACCAGCAACTACGGGTTCGAAGACTGGGGAAAGATCTTTCCCGACTCTGTCGTGGCGGCGGCCATTATTGACCGGCTGGTTCATCATGCCCGGATTTTCCCTATCCAGGGATCGAGCTATCGTGTCCGGGACAAAATCCATCGGCGAAAGAGCGCAAAACCATCCCCATCTTCGCTTATCTCGCAAGGGGAAGGAGAAATCAAAGCCTCACTTTAA
- a CDS encoding TonB-dependent receptor: MQSTVPVSETVDVSGKTRENISLQFNRMARAEIRAEGNKRIQDNTGAISIVDQKKFQQNLTTGAGYTLMQNTPGIEYYSRSGAQGISGGMNYMSCRGYTVGGANTNPNGNAGIEMSVEGVPMNIEADGGEVYDLGIMNTDIKSATVNRGVTTSRETGNYAAGCSVNFHLVDPMQDAFQTVNAGGGSYGLYYTSYINNSGINSITNIGGYNDFTIIHQDGFQQFTPLTEYQYYGNLTKYLTGGKLYFITTANYKSYDRGASMSLANYNTYGPTNNGGPSYSNPTNPGDTPNSPFFKNWEYGRFMLDLGVKDQITPSIRVKNSLYANVEPYGSTSMPAGFGSCNGTSCTSSTSGSIAPNMSGQLGYQFLQNYYQAEGYKAGDIAEVKYRLWKDDNLYLGMKGQYATYHYYIDPLLGGNIVGGTNDAIYSQTSIVGYLEDHYRPVDQVLINVGFRVASIAQYYNDQVPSSDFSAAGQGVSNGGSMLIPMPHVGLNYYPNEHWKLYVTGGESFAPPAMFDYKGFSSGSLVGGVQPENVWDLSVGTRYSTQKGFVALDVYSDYLTNMPVAVPFTSGTTTFTQFENIAQARQQGIEAEGKIDLGLGFTGSANFTYMNNVLGNTPASGQNFAGDMIPFIPLDMGNLALSYDHGPYHITVDERYTGMMNVVDMSGTPGNPQDNVPGYFVTDLYASYDLPKVDGWYKAANLYLSAYNLLNTNYYNPAGYYGSGNAATANNLATLFVYPGEPVNLFAGVKVTF, encoded by the coding sequence TTGCAATCTACAGTTCCAGTCTCCGAAACGGTCGATGTCAGCGGGAAGACAAGAGAAAATATCTCACTTCAATTCAATCGCATGGCGCGAGCCGAAATCCGTGCGGAGGGAAACAAGAGAATCCAGGACAATACCGGTGCCATTTCCATTGTTGACCAGAAGAAATTTCAGCAGAATCTGACAACCGGTGCGGGCTATACCCTCATGCAGAACACGCCGGGTATCGAGTACTATTCCCGTTCCGGAGCTCAGGGTATCTCAGGGGGAATGAACTACATGTCCTGCCGTGGCTATACAGTGGGCGGCGCCAACACCAATCCGAACGGAAATGCCGGAATTGAAATGTCGGTTGAAGGCGTTCCGATGAACATTGAAGCCGATGGCGGGGAAGTCTATGATCTCGGGATCATGAACACCGACATCAAGTCCGCAACCGTCAACAGGGGTGTGACAACATCCCGGGAAACCGGAAACTACGCGGCGGGATGTTCCGTGAACTTCCATCTGGTTGATCCCATGCAGGATGCCTTTCAGACTGTCAACGCCGGAGGCGGTTCCTACGGGCTCTATTACACAAGCTACATCAACAACTCAGGGATCAATTCGATCACAAACATCGGTGGCTACAACGACTTCACCATCATTCACCAGGATGGCTTCCAGCAGTTCACTCCTCTTACCGAATACCAGTATTACGGGAATCTTACAAAGTATCTGACGGGAGGGAAGCTTTACTTCATCACCACAGCGAATTACAAATCCTATGACCGCGGCGCATCGATGAGTCTCGCGAATTACAATACCTACGGCCCGACCAACAATGGCGGTCCGAGCTATAGTAACCCGACCAACCCGGGAGATACGCCCAATTCGCCGTTTTTCAAAAATTGGGAATACGGGCGGTTCATGCTGGATCTGGGCGTCAAGGACCAGATCACCCCGTCGATCCGGGTGAAAAACTCTCTATATGCAAATGTGGAGCCTTACGGAAGTACAAGCATGCCGGCGGGATTCGGGAGCTGCAACGGGACCTCCTGTACTTCGTCTACCTCAGGTTCCATCGCTCCAAACATGAGCGGCCAGCTTGGGTACCAGTTCCTCCAGAACTATTATCAGGCAGAGGGATACAAGGCGGGAGATATTGCCGAGGTCAAGTACCGGCTCTGGAAAGACGACAATCTCTATCTGGGAATGAAAGGTCAGTACGCAACCTACCATTACTACATCGATCCTTTGTTGGGTGGCAATATTGTTGGTGGAACAAACGATGCGATCTACTCCCAGACAAGTATTGTGGGATACCTCGAGGACCATTACCGACCAGTGGATCAGGTCCTGATCAATGTCGGATTCCGGGTTGCGAGTATCGCCCAGTACTATAATGACCAGGTCCCCAGCTCAGACTTTTCGGCAGCAGGCCAGGGTGTCAGCAACGGAGGATCGATGTTGATCCCCATGCCCCATGTCGGACTGAACTACTACCCCAACGAGCATTGGAAGCTTTATGTCACGGGTGGTGAGTCCTTCGCGCCTCCCGCGATGTTCGACTACAAGGGATTCTCCTCCGGTTCATTGGTGGGGGGAGTTCAACCCGAAAATGTTTGGGATCTGAGTGTTGGAACACGGTATTCGACTCAAAAAGGATTCGTCGCTCTGGATGTTTACAGCGATTATCTGACCAATATGCCGGTCGCAGTACCCTTCACTTCCGGGACAACGACCTTCACCCAGTTTGAAAATATCGCCCAAGCCCGTCAGCAGGGAATCGAGGCAGAAGGCAAAATCGATCTGGGTTTGGGTTTTACAGGTTCCGCAAACTTCACCTACATGAATAATGTTCTGGGAAATACTCCCGCCAGCGGCCAGAACTTCGCCGGGGACATGATTCCGTTCATTCCTCTGGACATGGGAAATCTCGCACTTTCCTACGACCATGGTCCGTACCACATCACAGTTGACGAGCGGTACACCGGGATGATGAATGTCGTCGACATGTCGGGAACGCCCGGGAATCCTCAGGACAATGTTCCTGGGTATTTCGTGACCGATCTCTATGCTTCCTATGACCTGCCGAAGGTCGACGGATGGTACAAGGCCGCGAACCTCTATTTGTCGGCATACAATCTTCTTAATACCAACTACTACAACCCGGCCGGCTATTACGGCTCAGGAAATGCCGCTACCGCCAACAACCTGGCAACGCTCTTCGTCTACCCTGGAGAACCGGTCAATCTTTTTGCCGGAGTCAAAGTCACCTTTTAA